A window of Rubidibacter lacunae KORDI 51-2 contains these coding sequences:
- a CDS encoding glutamate-5-semialdehyde dehydrogenase: MVGTDAVRQPPSFVSVAVRQARDAARVLATAEGSDRNRGVGAIALFLEDNRDDILEANTLDLEMSREMAVPDLVQEWLKLTPERLQTTVTILRRLEKLSDPLQQVTNAPYQLDPSQTYAQQIPLGTVALVYEAFPELAAIAAGLCLKTGNALLFRGGPEATHSNAAIASVLQQALAAAKLPTRTLQLLPCEESSIQELLVQHEYVNLAIPYGRPALVQQTAQSASVPILRSAMGNCYLYLSYSGDCELAGYAIADSHESEPDPVNAIEKVLVHTDVKPTALQNIFHFLDTRGFELRGDARLCAEYPEHLQLATDSEWGVAYLNKIVAFGVANSIETAIEQIARDSSGHADCIVTESYRESRQFALGVDSALVYINSSPRFYRHSPQGESVFLGMSNQKGYRRGFIGLDSLTTFKQVVQGNARRA; the protein is encoded by the coding sequence ATGGTGGGAACTGATGCAGTTCGGCAACCCCCCAGCTTTGTGTCCGTAGCTGTCCGGCAGGCACGAGATGCAGCTCGGGTTCTAGCAACGGCCGAGGGAAGCGACCGGAACCGAGGCGTCGGTGCGATCGCCCTCTTTCTAGAGGACAATCGCGACGATATCCTCGAAGCCAACACGCTTGACTTGGAAATGAGCCGCGAGATGGCAGTGCCCGATCTCGTTCAGGAATGGTTGAAATTGACGCCCGAGCGCTTGCAGACGACAGTGACAATTCTGCGTCGTTTGGAGAAGCTATCGGATCCGCTCCAACAGGTCACTAACGCGCCCTATCAGCTCGATCCATCGCAGACCTACGCCCAGCAAATCCCCCTGGGAACGGTCGCGCTCGTGTACGAAGCGTTTCCCGAACTGGCTGCAATTGCAGCGGGACTCTGCTTGAAAACAGGCAACGCGCTCTTATTCCGCGGCGGTCCGGAAGCAACCCATTCGAACGCGGCGATCGCATCGGTGTTGCAGCAGGCGCTGGCAGCAGCCAAGCTACCTACCCGCACTTTACAGCTGCTGCCGTGCGAAGAGTCATCGATCCAAGAGCTTTTAGTACAGCACGAGTATGTAAATCTAGCCATTCCCTATGGCCGGCCGGCATTAGTGCAGCAGACTGCTCAGTCCGCTTCGGTCCCGATTTTGCGTTCGGCAATGGGCAATTGCTACTTGTATTTGTCCTACAGCGGTGACTGCGAGCTAGCTGGCTACGCGATTGCAGACAGCCACGAAAGCGAACCCGATCCCGTCAACGCGATCGAGAAGGTACTGGTTCATACTGACGTGAAACCGACTGCGCTGCAGAATATCTTTCACTTTCTCGATACCCGAGGTTTTGAGTTGCGCGGTGATGCACGACTTTGTGCCGAGTATCCCGAACACCTGCAGTTGGCAACCGACAGCGAGTGGGGAGTTGCTTACCTCAACAAGATCGTGGCATTCGGGGTAGCAAACAGTATAGAGACGGCGATCGAGCAGATTGCTAGGGATAGTAGCGGTCATGCTGACTGCATCGTTACCGAGTCCTATCGCGAGAGCCGTCAATTCGCCCTCGGGGTTGATAGCGCGCTCGTTTACATCAATTCTTCGCCGCGCTTCTACCGTCACTCCCCTCAAGGCGAGTCAGTATTCTTAGGCATGTCAAACCAGAAGGGTTATCGGCGCGGCTTTATCGGACTTGATAGTCTAACCACCTTCAAGCAGGTCGTACAAGGAAATGCTCGGCGAGCTTGA
- a CDS encoding NHL repeat-containing protein, protein MKIPPRFSRWILSSAGGFAALFLGLSSLFAAELAVSFSFGSRGSGDGQFTEPRAIAADSSGNLYVVDGGRDDVQVFDSSGTFLFGFGSRGSGDAQFISPSAIAIDGDGNLYVLDVFRRNVQVFDSSGTFRFSFGSRGLKPGQFIAPVGIAINSLGKLYISDAGRDYVLVFDRQGEYLFEFGSRGSGNGQFQFPVGVVVDSNDNVYVLDSTRRNVQRFDSNGTFQFGFGSSGFEDGQFRFPASIAIDRDNNLYVLDNQRKDVQVFDSRGKFKFGFGDFGPRGRRLRFPSSVAVSDNGRVYVTDTIKQPAVYVFSQ, encoded by the coding sequence ATGAAAATTCCTCCTCGTTTCAGTCGCTGGATTTTGAGTTCGGCTGGGGGCTTTGCTGCATTATTCCTGGGCCTTTCCTCGTTATTTGCCGCCGAACTTGCAGTTTCTTTCTCCTTTGGCTCGCGCGGCTCGGGTGACGGTCAGTTCACCGAACCGCGTGCAATTGCTGCAGATAGTAGCGGCAACTTATACGTAGTGGACGGCGGTAGGGATGACGTACAGGTATTCGATAGCAGTGGCACATTTTTGTTTGGCTTTGGCTCGCGCGGCAGCGGTGACGCTCAGTTTATATCCCCGTCCGCGATCGCAATTGACGGTGATGGCAATCTTTACGTACTCGACGTTTTTAGACGCAACGTCCAGGTATTCGATAGTTCCGGCACGTTTCGATTTAGTTTTGGATCCCGCGGTCTGAAGCCCGGGCAGTTCATCGCTCCAGTAGGAATTGCCATTAACAGCCTGGGCAAGCTGTATATCTCAGATGCAGGCAGGGACTACGTGTTGGTATTCGACAGGCAGGGGGAGTATCTGTTCGAATTCGGCTCGCGCGGTTCGGGTAACGGTCAGTTTCAGTTCCCTGTAGGTGTAGTTGTCGACAGCAACGATAATGTGTATGTGCTCGACAGTACCAGGAGAAACGTCCAGCGATTCGACAGCAACGGCACATTTCAGTTTGGTTTTGGATCTTCTGGCTTTGAAGACGGGCAGTTTCGGTTCCCAGCCAGCATCGCAATCGACCGCGACAACAATCTGTACGTGCTTGATAATCAGCGGAAGGACGTACAGGTGTTTGACAGTCGCGGTAAATTTAAGTTCGGTTTTGGTGACTTCGGTCCTCGCGGTAGAAGACTCCGGTTCCCCAGCAGTGTTGCTGTCAGTGACAACGGCCGAGTGTACGTGACTGATACCATCAAACAGCCTGCCGTTTACGTGTTCTCACAGTAA
- the nrdR gene encoding transcriptional regulator NrdR: MQCPRCQHTSTRVLESRVPKDGKSVRRRRECIRCSFRFTTYEKVEETPLLVVKRDGTHEPFDRERLLTDINRACEGIDAMQGRTKGIVDEIERQLQRRADGEISQSDLADLALSALRRHSEIAYLRFAIAYHRYQSLQEVEELIAALNALRVHPPREGDASLAVSS, encoded by the coding sequence ATGCAATGTCCAAGATGTCAGCATACGTCCACTCGCGTTTTGGAGTCGCGCGTTCCGAAAGATGGTAAAAGCGTCCGTCGGCGTCGGGAGTGCATTCGATGTTCGTTTCGTTTTACGACTTACGAGAAGGTCGAAGAGACGCCGCTGCTCGTGGTCAAGCGCGACGGGACTCACGAGCCCTTCGATCGAGAGCGGCTGCTTACTGACATCAACCGTGCCTGCGAAGGAATCGATGCAATGCAGGGACGGACGAAGGGTATAGTCGACGAGATCGAGCGGCAACTACAGCGTCGCGCCGATGGCGAAATATCCCAAAGTGATCTCGCCGACCTTGCCTTGAGTGCCCTCCGCCGCCATAGCGAGATAGCCTACTTGCGGTTCGCGATCGCATACCACCGCTATCAAAGTTTGCAGGAAGTAGAGGAGTTGATTGCGGCGTTAAATGCCTTGCGCGTTCATCCGCCGCGTGAGGGCGATGCGTCGCTGGCCGTGTCTTCCTAG
- a CDS encoding photosystem II reaction center protein T, with translation MESVAYILILSLAIGVLFFAIAFRDPPRLNK, from the coding sequence ATGGAGAGCGTCGCTTACATCCTCATCTTGTCCCTTGCAATTGGTGTTTTGTTCTTTGCAATTGCCTTCCGAGACCCGCCGCGTCTCAATAAGTAA
- the psbB gene encoding photosystem II chlorophyll-binding protein CP47, whose translation MGLPWYRVHTVVLNDPGRLIAVHLMHTALVAGWAGSMALYELAVFDPSDPVLNPMWRQGMFVLPFMARLGVTESWGGWSITGETALDPGFWSFEGVAIAHIILSGLLFLAACWHWVFWDLDLFFDPRTGEPALDLPKMFGIHLTLSGLLCFGFGAFHLTGLFGPGMWVSDAYGLTGHVQPVVPEWGPAGFNPFNPGGVVAHHIAAGVVGIIAGLFHLTVRPPERLYRALRMGNVETVLSSSIAAVFFAAFVVAGTMWYGNATTPVELFGPTRYQWDQGYYQQEIDRRVNTAVAAGATLEEAWLQIPDKLAFYDYIGNNPAKGGLFRVGPMDEGDGIARGWLGHPVFVDAEGRELTVRRMPNFFETFPLVLQDKDGIVRADIPFRRAESQYSIEQTGVTVSVYGGQYGGQTFEDPVDVKKFARKAQLGEPFEFDRETLDSDGVFRTSPRGWFTFGHAVFALLFFFGHIWHGSRTLFRDVFAGVDPDLEEQVEFGLFAKVGDLSTRKEEESAI comes from the coding sequence ATGGGACTCCCCTGGTATCGCGTTCATACAGTCGTCCTGAACGATCCGGGACGCCTGATTGCCGTCCACCTGATGCACACGGCGCTCGTTGCCGGGTGGGCAGGTTCGATGGCGCTGTACGAGCTGGCCGTGTTCGATCCCAGCGATCCCGTCCTCAACCCCATGTGGCGTCAGGGCATGTTCGTTTTGCCCTTCATGGCGCGACTGGGCGTCACTGAGTCTTGGGGCGGGTGGAGCATTACGGGCGAGACCGCACTCGACCCTGGTTTTTGGTCTTTTGAAGGGGTTGCGATCGCGCACATTATTTTGTCAGGACTGCTGTTTCTAGCGGCCTGCTGGCACTGGGTATTCTGGGACTTGGATCTCTTCTTCGATCCCCGTACGGGCGAGCCTGCTCTCGACCTGCCGAAAATGTTTGGCATTCACCTGACATTGTCTGGCTTACTTTGCTTCGGATTCGGCGCATTTCACCTGACCGGCTTGTTCGGTCCGGGTATGTGGGTTTCGGATGCCTACGGTCTGACCGGGCACGTCCAACCCGTTGTTCCCGAGTGGGGGCCGGCAGGCTTTAACCCGTTTAATCCCGGTGGAGTTGTTGCCCACCACATTGCTGCTGGCGTTGTTGGCATTATTGCCGGGTTGTTCCATTTAACGGTCCGCCCGCCCGAGCGCCTCTACCGCGCCTTGCGGATGGGTAACGTCGAGACCGTTCTTTCTAGCAGCATTGCGGCCGTCTTCTTCGCGGCTTTCGTCGTCGCCGGAACCATGTGGTATGGCAACGCCACGACGCCAGTCGAGCTGTTCGGTCCGACGCGGTACCAGTGGGACCAGGGGTACTACCAGCAGGAAATTGACCGTCGCGTCAACACTGCAGTAGCAGCAGGAGCAACCCTAGAGGAAGCTTGGCTCCAGATTCCAGACAAGCTAGCATTTTACGATTACATCGGCAACAACCCTGCGAAGGGCGGTTTGTTCCGCGTCGGTCCGATGGATGAAGGTGACGGCATTGCCCGTGGTTGGCTCGGCCATCCGGTCTTTGTGGACGCTGAAGGTCGCGAGCTGACCGTTCGTCGCATGCCTAACTTCTTCGAGACATTCCCGCTCGTTCTGCAAGACAAGGACGGGATCGTGCGTGCGGACATTCCGTTCCGTCGCGCTGAGTCGCAATACAGCATCGAGCAGACGGGCGTCACGGTCAGCGTTTACGGCGGTCAGTACGGCGGTCAGACTTTTGAGGATCCGGTGGACGTGAAGAAATTTGCTCGCAAGGCGCAATTGGGCGAGCCGTTTGAGTTCGATCGCGAGACCCTCGATTCCGATGGCGTCTTCCGTACGAGCCCGCGCGGTTGGTTCACTTTCGGCCATGCGGTCTTCGCGCTGCTGTTCTTCTTTGGGCACATCTGGCACGGTTCGCGCACGCTGTTCCGCGACGTGTTTGCCGGTGTCGACCCCGACCTCGAAGAGCAGGTAGAGTTCGGCCTCTTCGCGAAAGTGGGCGACCTATCTACCCGTAAAGAGGAGGAGTCGGCCATTTAG